The proteins below come from a single Sander vitreus isolate 19-12246 chromosome 15, sanVit1, whole genome shotgun sequence genomic window:
- the aqp8b gene encoding LOW QUALITY PROTEIN: aquaporin-8b (The sequence of the model RefSeq protein was modified relative to this genomic sequence to represent the inferred CDS: inserted 1 base in 1 codon; deleted 1 base in 1 codon; substituted 1 base at 1 genomic stop codon), producing MADEKVEMGEVGXSLMSSESKPPPARPPNKFERLFQTCLGELVGTTFFCVSVIENVESAVRFLPALVHGLAVAVMVACMAQISGSHFNSPFTLAIYLCWGMEMIMVAPHLTCQLVGGVLGAVMAKAMTLRENFDKAHGAAFALLQSDGDIGGAVFGEVNMTCLVTMVLLLGAVNAKIXSPLVPFMVGCTVIINILAGGDVSGTCLNPTRAFSPAIVSNYWVNHWVYWVGPIAGGLIAAALVRLLLGDRKIRLILK from the exons ATGGCTGATGAGAAGGTAGAGATGGGTGAAGTCG TGTCTCTTATGTCTTCAGAATCCAAACCGCCACCAGCCAGGCCTCCTAACAAATTTGAGAGGTTATTTCAGACCTGTCTGGGCGAGCTGGTGGGaactacttttttttgtgtgtcggTCATAGAGAATGTGGAGTCTGCAGTGAGGTTTCTGCCAGCTCTGGTGCATGGTCTGGCTGTTGCCGTCATGGTGGCCTGCATGGCTCAGATCAG TGGATCCCATTTCAACTCTCCATTCACCCTGGCCATCTATCTGTGTTGGGGGATGGAGATGATCATGGTGGCCCCACATCTCACATGTCAGTTGGTCGGAGGGGTGCTTGGAGCTGTTATGGCGAAA GCGATGACCTTGAGAGAAAATTTTGACAAAGCCCACGGGGCTGCGTTTGCTCTGCTGCAGTCAGACGGTGACATAGGAGGAGCTGTGTTTGGAGAGGTCAACATGACCTGCCTGGTCACCATGGTGTTGCTGCTGGGAGCCGTCAACGCCAAGATCTGAAGCCCCCTGGTGCCATTCATGGTGGGCTGCACTGTTATCATCAACATCTTGGCTGG TGGAGATGTATCTGGCACCTGTCTGAACCCAACCAGAGCCTTCAGTCCAGCCATAGTGAGCAACTACTGGGTTAATCACTGGGTCTACTGGGTGGGACCCATCGCAGGAGGTCTA ATAGCAGCTGCACTGGTTCG ACTCCTCCTTGGAGACAGGAAGATTCGACTCATTCTGAAATGA
- the arhgap17b gene encoding rho GTPase-activating protein 17b isoform X4 yields MKKQFNRMKQLANQTVGRAEKTEVLKDDLLQIERRLELVRLVSHNTHKRLVSCLQGQLGTDTEKRHKKLPLTTLSQAMQEGGSQLGDESLIGKMMDVCGEAESRLAAELMHHEVQIERDILDPLNQLAEVEIPNILKQRKQLAKLVLDYDSAKTRWYQATKSTNQAMAAKTDSLKDEMDEALNKVEICKDQLAADLYNFGSKEGDHARYFVMLLEAQADYHRRSLAALEAAIPTIQLQQDCWMEKPAFGMALEEHLKRSNREIALPLEACVMMLLETGMKEEGLFRIAAGASKLKKLKAALDCSTSQLEEFYSDPHAVAGALKSYLRELPEPLMTFGLYDEWTQASNVSDPDKRLQALWVTCDHLPKTHKANLRYLVKFLAKLAQNSEVNKMTPSNIAIVLGPNLLWAKTEGTLAEMAAATSVHVVAIIEPIIQHADWFFPEEVDFNVSGMFAMPTHSATPDPDPVLDRKRPGSLVGQDGDSHTPRKDSPAREQMSTPPPQRNGSVHLTVGTPHSQGGSRGPSPHMVRRGTKKQAPAPPKQSSAFASQPSNTQISSSTHHPPITPRRQLGKDSPIHAPSHPPPQPPQAHQAQGESEPSPPRTPTPPDTPPHDGSHSIPLSFYHSGSLPRPSRPAPRPRPRPSMPPPPQPAVNANDDGNGICGSASKIITDGGLFLKGIGRALIPEVIADQQGESSGGQEPATTPAQQLNPQIQTEFTAL; encoded by the exons atGAAGAAACAGTTTAATCGCATGAAGCAACTTGCCAACCAGACAGTTGgaag GGCTGAGAAAACTGAGGTGCTAAAGGATGACCTCCTACAG ATCGAGAGGCGGTTGGAGTTGGTGCGTTTGGTgtcgcacaacacacacaagaggCTGGTGTCCTGTCTGCAGGGTCAGCTgggcacagacacagagaagaGACAT AAAAAGCTTCCCCTGACGACGCTGTCCCAGGCCATGCAGGAGGGAGGCAGTCAGCTGGGAGATGAGAGTCTGATTGG CAAGATGATGGATGTGTGTGGGGAGGCTGAAAGCAGACTAGCGGCTGAACTGATGCACCATGAAGTCCAGATTGAGAGAGACATCCTGGATCCTCTCAACCAGCTGGCTGAG GTCGAGATTCCCAATATACTAAAACAGCGAAAACAACTCGCCAAACTGGTTCTGGACTATGACTCGGCCAAGACGAG GTGGTACCAGGCAACAAAGTCCACCAACCAGGCTATGGCAGCTAAGACTGATTCGCTCAAAGATGAGATGGACGAGGCTCTCAACAAAGTAGAAATATGCAAG GACCAGCTCGCTGCAGATTTGTACAACTTTGGTTCCAAAGAGGGAGATCATGCACGCTATTTTGTCATG TTATTAGAGGCGCAGGCAGACTACCACAGGAGGTCTCTGGCAGCTCTGGAGGCAGCTATACCGACTATCCAATTACAGCAAG ACTGCTGGATGGAGAAGCCGGCATTCGGCATGGCTCTGGAGGAGCACCTGAAGAGGAGTAACCGTGAGATCGCTCTGCCTTTGGAGGCCTGCGTCATGATGCTGCTGGAGACCGGCATGAAGGAGGAG GGACTCTTCAGAATAGCTGCCGGAGCTTCCAAACTGAAGAAGCTCAAAGCGGCGCTGGACTGCTCCACCTCGCAGCTTGAGGAGTTCTACTCTGATCCCCACGCCGTCGCCG GAGCCCTGAAATCCTACCTCAGGGAACTTCCTGAACCTCTAATGACTTTTGGCCTGTATGATGAGTGGACACAGGCCTCCAA tGTGTCTGACCCTGACAAGAGGCTTCAGGCATTGTGGGTGACATGTGACCATTTGCCAAAGACTCACAAAGCAAACCTCAG GTATCTTGTGAAATTTCTGGCTAAACTGGCTCAGAACAGTGAGGTTAATAAGATGACTCCCAGCAACATCGCCATAGTCCTTGGGCCCAACCTGCTATGGGCAAAGACTGAGGG GACGCTGGCAGAGATGGCAGCAGCAACATCTGTCCATGTGGTTGCCATCATTGAGCCCATTATCCAGCATGCTGATTGGTTCTTCCCTGAAG AGGTGGACTTCAATGTATCGGGCATGTTTGCTATGCCCACCCACTCAGCCACGCCAGACCCCGATCCCGTCCTGGATAGGAAACGCCCAGGCAGCCTAGTGGGGCAGGACGGGGACAGTCACACCCCCCGTAAAGACAG CCCAGCCCGTGAGCAAATGtccacccctcctccccagagGAATGGTTCAGTCCATCTTACAGTAGGAACCCCCCACTCTCAGGGTGGATCCAGGGGGCCTAGTCCACACATGGTTCGCAGAG GCACAAAGAAGCAGGCCCCAGCCCCGCCCAAACAGTCCAGCGCCTTTGCATCCCAGCCCAGCAACACCCAGATATCCAGCTCCACTCATCACCCACCCATCACCCCCAGACGCCAACTCGGCAAAGACAGCCCAATCCATGCCCCGAGCCACCCACCCCCACAGCCTCCTCAAGCCCACCAGGCCCAGGGGGAGTCAGAGCCTTCTCCCCCCAGAACTCCCACCCCTCCTGACACTCCGCCTCATGATGGATCGCACTCCATCCCGCTGTCTTTCTACCACTCTGGATCTCTCCCTCGCCCCTCCAGACCGGCACCCAGGCCACGGCCCCGACCCAGCATGCCACCGCCCCCACAACCTGCAGTCAATGCCAATGACGACGGTAATGGCATCTGCGGCTCCGCCTCCAAGATAATAACAG
- the arhgap17b gene encoding rho GTPase-activating protein 17b isoform X1: MKKQFNRMKQLANQTVGRAEKTEVLKDDLLQIERRLELVRLVSHNTHKRLVSCLQGQLGTDTEKRHKKLPLTTLSQAMQEGGSQLGDESLIGKMMDVCGEAESRLAAELMHHEVQIERDILDPLNQLAEVEIPNILKQRKQLAKLVLDYDSAKTRWYQATKSTNQAMAAKTDSLKDEMDEALNKVEICKDQLAADLYNFGSKEGDHARYFVMLLEAQADYHRRSLAALEAAIPTIQLQQDCWMEKPAFGMALEEHLKRSNREIALPLEACVMMLLETGMKEEGLFRIAAGASKLKKLKAALDCSTSQLEEFYSDPHAVAGALKSYLRELPEPLMTFGLYDEWTQASNVSDPDKRLQALWVTCDHLPKTHKANLRYLVKFLAKLAQNSEVNKMTPSNIAIVLGPNLLWAKTEGTLAEMAAATSVHVVAIIEPIIQHADWFFPEEVDFNVSGMFAMPTHSATPDPDPVLDRKRPGSLVGQDGDSHTPRKDSTVNKQPEPTPRRTNTVNRKQPQLTSPTFQPPLPPLEAGGPAQPEPLPQLPSPATEAEQPGLRGASSGVGGGLGGGVQVATVQPQVVTQLSAEESSPAREQMSTPPPQRNGSVHLTVGTPHSQGGSRGPSPHMVRRGTKKQAPAPPKQSSAFASQPSNTQISSSTHHPPITPRRQLGKDSPIHAPSHPPPQPPQAHQAQGESEPSPPRTPTPPDTPPHDGSHSIPLSFYHSGSLPRPSRPAPRPRPRPSMPPPPQPAVNANDDGNGICGSASKIITDGGLFLKGIGRALIPEVIADQQGESSGGQEPATTPAQQLNPQIQTEFTAL; encoded by the exons atGAAGAAACAGTTTAATCGCATGAAGCAACTTGCCAACCAGACAGTTGgaag GGCTGAGAAAACTGAGGTGCTAAAGGATGACCTCCTACAG ATCGAGAGGCGGTTGGAGTTGGTGCGTTTGGTgtcgcacaacacacacaagaggCTGGTGTCCTGTCTGCAGGGTCAGCTgggcacagacacagagaagaGACAT AAAAAGCTTCCCCTGACGACGCTGTCCCAGGCCATGCAGGAGGGAGGCAGTCAGCTGGGAGATGAGAGTCTGATTGG CAAGATGATGGATGTGTGTGGGGAGGCTGAAAGCAGACTAGCGGCTGAACTGATGCACCATGAAGTCCAGATTGAGAGAGACATCCTGGATCCTCTCAACCAGCTGGCTGAG GTCGAGATTCCCAATATACTAAAACAGCGAAAACAACTCGCCAAACTGGTTCTGGACTATGACTCGGCCAAGACGAG GTGGTACCAGGCAACAAAGTCCACCAACCAGGCTATGGCAGCTAAGACTGATTCGCTCAAAGATGAGATGGACGAGGCTCTCAACAAAGTAGAAATATGCAAG GACCAGCTCGCTGCAGATTTGTACAACTTTGGTTCCAAAGAGGGAGATCATGCACGCTATTTTGTCATG TTATTAGAGGCGCAGGCAGACTACCACAGGAGGTCTCTGGCAGCTCTGGAGGCAGCTATACCGACTATCCAATTACAGCAAG ACTGCTGGATGGAGAAGCCGGCATTCGGCATGGCTCTGGAGGAGCACCTGAAGAGGAGTAACCGTGAGATCGCTCTGCCTTTGGAGGCCTGCGTCATGATGCTGCTGGAGACCGGCATGAAGGAGGAG GGACTCTTCAGAATAGCTGCCGGAGCTTCCAAACTGAAGAAGCTCAAAGCGGCGCTGGACTGCTCCACCTCGCAGCTTGAGGAGTTCTACTCTGATCCCCACGCCGTCGCCG GAGCCCTGAAATCCTACCTCAGGGAACTTCCTGAACCTCTAATGACTTTTGGCCTGTATGATGAGTGGACACAGGCCTCCAA tGTGTCTGACCCTGACAAGAGGCTTCAGGCATTGTGGGTGACATGTGACCATTTGCCAAAGACTCACAAAGCAAACCTCAG GTATCTTGTGAAATTTCTGGCTAAACTGGCTCAGAACAGTGAGGTTAATAAGATGACTCCCAGCAACATCGCCATAGTCCTTGGGCCCAACCTGCTATGGGCAAAGACTGAGGG GACGCTGGCAGAGATGGCAGCAGCAACATCTGTCCATGTGGTTGCCATCATTGAGCCCATTATCCAGCATGCTGATTGGTTCTTCCCTGAAG AGGTGGACTTCAATGTATCGGGCATGTTTGCTATGCCCACCCACTCAGCCACGCCAGACCCCGATCCCGTCCTGGATAGGAAACGCCCAGGCAGCCTAGTGGGGCAGGACGGGGACAGTCACACCCCCCGTAAAGACAG CACTGTTAACAAACAGCCGGAGCCCACTCCACGTAGAACCAACACTGTAAATAGAAAGCAGCCACAGCTAACCTCACCCACCTTCCAACCCCCATTGCCCCCTCTGGAAGCCGGGGGTCCTGCCCAGCCTGAGCCCCTGCCCCAGCTCCCGTCCCCAGCTACAGAGGCTGAGCAGCCTGGCTTGAGGGGTGCTAGTAGTGGTGTTGGTGGTGGTCTGGGTGGTGGGGTCCAGGTAGCCACAGTGCAACCTCAGGTTGTAACCCAGCTCAGCGCAGAGGAGAGCAG CCCAGCCCGTGAGCAAATGtccacccctcctccccagagGAATGGTTCAGTCCATCTTACAGTAGGAACCCCCCACTCTCAGGGTGGATCCAGGGGGCCTAGTCCACACATGGTTCGCAGAG GCACAAAGAAGCAGGCCCCAGCCCCGCCCAAACAGTCCAGCGCCTTTGCATCCCAGCCCAGCAACACCCAGATATCCAGCTCCACTCATCACCCACCCATCACCCCCAGACGCCAACTCGGCAAAGACAGCCCAATCCATGCCCCGAGCCACCCACCCCCACAGCCTCCTCAAGCCCACCAGGCCCAGGGGGAGTCAGAGCCTTCTCCCCCCAGAACTCCCACCCCTCCTGACACTCCGCCTCATGATGGATCGCACTCCATCCCGCTGTCTTTCTACCACTCTGGATCTCTCCCTCGCCCCTCCAGACCGGCACCCAGGCCACGGCCCCGACCCAGCATGCCACCGCCCCCACAACCTGCAGTCAATGCCAATGACGACGGTAATGGCATCTGCGGCTCCGCCTCCAAGATAATAACAG
- the arhgap17b gene encoding rho GTPase-activating protein 17b isoform X3, which yields MKKQFNRMKQLANQTVGRAEKTEVLKDDLLQIERRLELVRLVSHNTHKRLVSCLQGQLGTDTEKRHKKLPLTTLSQAMQEGGSQLGDESLIGKMMDVCGEAESRLAAELMHHEVQIERDILDPLNQLAEVEIPNILKQRKQLAKLVLDYDSAKTRWYQATKSTNQAMAAKTDSLKDEMDEALNKVEICKDQLAADLYNFGSKEGDHARYFVMLLEAQADYHRRSLAALEAAIPTIQLQQDCWMEKPAFGMALEEHLKRSNREIALPLEACVMMLLETGMKEEGLFRIAAGASKLKKLKAALDCSTSQLEEFYSDPHAVAGALKSYLRELPEPLMTFGLYDEWTQASNVSDPDKRLQALWVTCDHLPKTHKANLRYLVKFLAKLAQNSEVNKMTPSNIAIVLGPNLLWAKTEGTLAEMAAATSVHVVAIIEPIIQHADWFFPEEVDFNVSGMFAMPTHSATPDPDPVLDRKRPGSLVGQDGDSHTPRKDSTVNKQPEPTPRRTNTVNRKQPQLTSPTFQPPLPPLEAGGPAQPEPLPQLPSPATEAEQPGLRGASSGVGGGLGGGVQVATVQPQVVTQLSAEESSPAREQMSTPPPQRNGSVHLTVGTPHSQGGSRGPSPHMVRRGTKKQAPAPPKQSSAFASQPSNTQISSSTHHPPITPRRQLGKDSPIHAPSHPPPQPPQAHQAQGESEPSPPRTPTPPDTPPHDGSHSIPLSFYHSGSLPRPSRPAPRPRPRPSMPPPPQPAVNANDDGNGICGSASKIITDV from the exons atGAAGAAACAGTTTAATCGCATGAAGCAACTTGCCAACCAGACAGTTGgaag GGCTGAGAAAACTGAGGTGCTAAAGGATGACCTCCTACAG ATCGAGAGGCGGTTGGAGTTGGTGCGTTTGGTgtcgcacaacacacacaagaggCTGGTGTCCTGTCTGCAGGGTCAGCTgggcacagacacagagaagaGACAT AAAAAGCTTCCCCTGACGACGCTGTCCCAGGCCATGCAGGAGGGAGGCAGTCAGCTGGGAGATGAGAGTCTGATTGG CAAGATGATGGATGTGTGTGGGGAGGCTGAAAGCAGACTAGCGGCTGAACTGATGCACCATGAAGTCCAGATTGAGAGAGACATCCTGGATCCTCTCAACCAGCTGGCTGAG GTCGAGATTCCCAATATACTAAAACAGCGAAAACAACTCGCCAAACTGGTTCTGGACTATGACTCGGCCAAGACGAG GTGGTACCAGGCAACAAAGTCCACCAACCAGGCTATGGCAGCTAAGACTGATTCGCTCAAAGATGAGATGGACGAGGCTCTCAACAAAGTAGAAATATGCAAG GACCAGCTCGCTGCAGATTTGTACAACTTTGGTTCCAAAGAGGGAGATCATGCACGCTATTTTGTCATG TTATTAGAGGCGCAGGCAGACTACCACAGGAGGTCTCTGGCAGCTCTGGAGGCAGCTATACCGACTATCCAATTACAGCAAG ACTGCTGGATGGAGAAGCCGGCATTCGGCATGGCTCTGGAGGAGCACCTGAAGAGGAGTAACCGTGAGATCGCTCTGCCTTTGGAGGCCTGCGTCATGATGCTGCTGGAGACCGGCATGAAGGAGGAG GGACTCTTCAGAATAGCTGCCGGAGCTTCCAAACTGAAGAAGCTCAAAGCGGCGCTGGACTGCTCCACCTCGCAGCTTGAGGAGTTCTACTCTGATCCCCACGCCGTCGCCG GAGCCCTGAAATCCTACCTCAGGGAACTTCCTGAACCTCTAATGACTTTTGGCCTGTATGATGAGTGGACACAGGCCTCCAA tGTGTCTGACCCTGACAAGAGGCTTCAGGCATTGTGGGTGACATGTGACCATTTGCCAAAGACTCACAAAGCAAACCTCAG GTATCTTGTGAAATTTCTGGCTAAACTGGCTCAGAACAGTGAGGTTAATAAGATGACTCCCAGCAACATCGCCATAGTCCTTGGGCCCAACCTGCTATGGGCAAAGACTGAGGG GACGCTGGCAGAGATGGCAGCAGCAACATCTGTCCATGTGGTTGCCATCATTGAGCCCATTATCCAGCATGCTGATTGGTTCTTCCCTGAAG AGGTGGACTTCAATGTATCGGGCATGTTTGCTATGCCCACCCACTCAGCCACGCCAGACCCCGATCCCGTCCTGGATAGGAAACGCCCAGGCAGCCTAGTGGGGCAGGACGGGGACAGTCACACCCCCCGTAAAGACAG CACTGTTAACAAACAGCCGGAGCCCACTCCACGTAGAACCAACACTGTAAATAGAAAGCAGCCACAGCTAACCTCACCCACCTTCCAACCCCCATTGCCCCCTCTGGAAGCCGGGGGTCCTGCCCAGCCTGAGCCCCTGCCCCAGCTCCCGTCCCCAGCTACAGAGGCTGAGCAGCCTGGCTTGAGGGGTGCTAGTAGTGGTGTTGGTGGTGGTCTGGGTGGTGGGGTCCAGGTAGCCACAGTGCAACCTCAGGTTGTAACCCAGCTCAGCGCAGAGGAGAGCAG CCCAGCCCGTGAGCAAATGtccacccctcctccccagagGAATGGTTCAGTCCATCTTACAGTAGGAACCCCCCACTCTCAGGGTGGATCCAGGGGGCCTAGTCCACACATGGTTCGCAGAG GCACAAAGAAGCAGGCCCCAGCCCCGCCCAAACAGTCCAGCGCCTTTGCATCCCAGCCCAGCAACACCCAGATATCCAGCTCCACTCATCACCCACCCATCACCCCCAGACGCCAACTCGGCAAAGACAGCCCAATCCATGCCCCGAGCCACCCACCCCCACAGCCTCCTCAAGCCCACCAGGCCCAGGGGGAGTCAGAGCCTTCTCCCCCCAGAACTCCCACCCCTCCTGACACTCCGCCTCATGATGGATCGCACTCCATCCCGCTGTCTTTCTACCACTCTGGATCTCTCCCTCGCCCCTCCAGACCGGCACCCAGGCCACGGCCCCGACCCAGCATGCCACCGCCCCCACAACCTGCAGTCAATGCCAATGACGACGGTAATGGCATCTGCGGCTCCGCCTCCAAGATAATAACAG
- the arhgap17b gene encoding rho GTPase-activating protein 17b isoform X2 produces MKKQFNRMKQLANQTVGRAEKTEVLKDDLLQIERRLELVRLVSHNTHKRLVSCLQGQLGTDTEKRHKKLPLTTLSQAMQEGGSQLGDESLIGKMMDVCGEAESRLAAELMHHEVQIERDILDPLNQLAEVEIPNILKQRKQLAKLVLDYDSAKTRWYQATKSTNQAMAAKTDSLKDEMDEALNKVEICKDQLAADLYNFGSKEGDHARYFVMLLEAQADYHRRSLAALEAAIPTIQLQQDCWMEKPAFGMALEEHLKRSNREIALPLEACVMMLLETGMKEEGLFRIAAGASKLKKLKAALDCSTSQLEEFYSDPHAVAGALKSYLRELPEPLMTFGLYDEWTQASNVSDPDKRLQALWVTCDHLPKTHKANLRYLVKFLAKLAQNSEVNKMTPSNIAIVLGPNLLWAKTEGTLAEMAAATSVHVVAIIEPIIQHADWFFPEEVDFNVSGMFAMPTHSATPDPDPVLDRKRPGSLVGQDGDSHTPRKDSTVNKQPEPTPRRTNTVNRKQPQLTSPTFQPPLPPLEAGGPAQPEPLPQLPSPATEAEQPGLRGASSGVGGGLGGGVQVATVQPQVVTQLSAEESSPAREQMSTPPPQRNGSVHLTVGTPHSQGGSRGPSPHMVRRGTKKQAPAPPKQSSAFASQPSNTQISSSTHHPPITPRRQLGKDSPIHAPSHPPPQPPQAHQAQGESEPSPPRTPTPPDTPPHDGSHSIPLSFYHSGSLPRPSRPAPRPRPRPSMPPPPQPAVNANDDGNGICGSASKIITGIATTGITC; encoded by the exons atGAAGAAACAGTTTAATCGCATGAAGCAACTTGCCAACCAGACAGTTGgaag GGCTGAGAAAACTGAGGTGCTAAAGGATGACCTCCTACAG ATCGAGAGGCGGTTGGAGTTGGTGCGTTTGGTgtcgcacaacacacacaagaggCTGGTGTCCTGTCTGCAGGGTCAGCTgggcacagacacagagaagaGACAT AAAAAGCTTCCCCTGACGACGCTGTCCCAGGCCATGCAGGAGGGAGGCAGTCAGCTGGGAGATGAGAGTCTGATTGG CAAGATGATGGATGTGTGTGGGGAGGCTGAAAGCAGACTAGCGGCTGAACTGATGCACCATGAAGTCCAGATTGAGAGAGACATCCTGGATCCTCTCAACCAGCTGGCTGAG GTCGAGATTCCCAATATACTAAAACAGCGAAAACAACTCGCCAAACTGGTTCTGGACTATGACTCGGCCAAGACGAG GTGGTACCAGGCAACAAAGTCCACCAACCAGGCTATGGCAGCTAAGACTGATTCGCTCAAAGATGAGATGGACGAGGCTCTCAACAAAGTAGAAATATGCAAG GACCAGCTCGCTGCAGATTTGTACAACTTTGGTTCCAAAGAGGGAGATCATGCACGCTATTTTGTCATG TTATTAGAGGCGCAGGCAGACTACCACAGGAGGTCTCTGGCAGCTCTGGAGGCAGCTATACCGACTATCCAATTACAGCAAG ACTGCTGGATGGAGAAGCCGGCATTCGGCATGGCTCTGGAGGAGCACCTGAAGAGGAGTAACCGTGAGATCGCTCTGCCTTTGGAGGCCTGCGTCATGATGCTGCTGGAGACCGGCATGAAGGAGGAG GGACTCTTCAGAATAGCTGCCGGAGCTTCCAAACTGAAGAAGCTCAAAGCGGCGCTGGACTGCTCCACCTCGCAGCTTGAGGAGTTCTACTCTGATCCCCACGCCGTCGCCG GAGCCCTGAAATCCTACCTCAGGGAACTTCCTGAACCTCTAATGACTTTTGGCCTGTATGATGAGTGGACACAGGCCTCCAA tGTGTCTGACCCTGACAAGAGGCTTCAGGCATTGTGGGTGACATGTGACCATTTGCCAAAGACTCACAAAGCAAACCTCAG GTATCTTGTGAAATTTCTGGCTAAACTGGCTCAGAACAGTGAGGTTAATAAGATGACTCCCAGCAACATCGCCATAGTCCTTGGGCCCAACCTGCTATGGGCAAAGACTGAGGG GACGCTGGCAGAGATGGCAGCAGCAACATCTGTCCATGTGGTTGCCATCATTGAGCCCATTATCCAGCATGCTGATTGGTTCTTCCCTGAAG AGGTGGACTTCAATGTATCGGGCATGTTTGCTATGCCCACCCACTCAGCCACGCCAGACCCCGATCCCGTCCTGGATAGGAAACGCCCAGGCAGCCTAGTGGGGCAGGACGGGGACAGTCACACCCCCCGTAAAGACAG CACTGTTAACAAACAGCCGGAGCCCACTCCACGTAGAACCAACACTGTAAATAGAAAGCAGCCACAGCTAACCTCACCCACCTTCCAACCCCCATTGCCCCCTCTGGAAGCCGGGGGTCCTGCCCAGCCTGAGCCCCTGCCCCAGCTCCCGTCCCCAGCTACAGAGGCTGAGCAGCCTGGCTTGAGGGGTGCTAGTAGTGGTGTTGGTGGTGGTCTGGGTGGTGGGGTCCAGGTAGCCACAGTGCAACCTCAGGTTGTAACCCAGCTCAGCGCAGAGGAGAGCAG CCCAGCCCGTGAGCAAATGtccacccctcctccccagagGAATGGTTCAGTCCATCTTACAGTAGGAACCCCCCACTCTCAGGGTGGATCCAGGGGGCCTAGTCCACACATGGTTCGCAGAG GCACAAAGAAGCAGGCCCCAGCCCCGCCCAAACAGTCCAGCGCCTTTGCATCCCAGCCCAGCAACACCCAGATATCCAGCTCCACTCATCACCCACCCATCACCCCCAGACGCCAACTCGGCAAAGACAGCCCAATCCATGCCCCGAGCCACCCACCCCCACAGCCTCCTCAAGCCCACCAGGCCCAGGGGGAGTCAGAGCCTTCTCCCCCCAGAACTCCCACCCCTCCTGACACTCCGCCTCATGATGGATCGCACTCCATCCCGCTGTCTTTCTACCACTCTGGATCTCTCCCTCGCCCCTCCAGACCGGCACCCAGGCCACGGCCCCGACCCAGCATGCCACCGCCCCCACAACCTGCAGTCAATGCCAATGACGACGGTAATGGCATCTGCGGCTCCGCCTCCAAGATAATAACAG